In Aquila chrysaetos chrysaetos chromosome 17, bAquChr1.4, whole genome shotgun sequence, one genomic interval encodes:
- the LOC115352299 gene encoding histone H5: MTENPAPVPAVKPKRARVARRPAAHPAYSDMIAAAIRAEKSRGGSSRQSIQKYVKSHYKVGQHADVQIKLAIRRLLAAGVLKQTKGVGASGSFRLAKADEAKKSPAKKRKKVARKSTSPRKAARPRKAKSPAKKPKSAARKARKKSRSSPKKAKKPKTVKAKSLKAAKPKKAKRSKPKAKSRARKSPKKK; the protein is encoded by the coding sequence ATGACGGAGAACCCGGCCCCGGTTCCCGCGGTCAAACCGAAGCGGGCCAGGGTGGCACGACGGCCGGCGGCCCACCCCGCCTATTCGGACATGATCGCGGCGGCCATCCGCGCCGAGAAAAGCCGCGGCGGGTCCTCCCGCCAGTCCATCCAGAAGTACGTGAAGAGTCACTACAAGGTGGGCCAGCACGCCGATGTCCAGATCAAGCTCGCCATTCGGCGCCTGCTCGCCGCCGGCGTCCTCAAACAGACCAAAGGGGTCGGCGCCTCTGGTTCCTTCCGCCTGGCCAAGGCCGACGAGGCGAAGAAGTCCCCGGccaagaagaggaagaaggtggCCAGGAAATCCACGTCGCCCCGGAAAGCGGCTAGACCCAGGAAAGCCAAGTCGCCGGCAAAGAAGCCCAAATCTGCCGCCAGGAAAGCCAGGAAGAAGTCGAGGTCCAGCCCGAAGAAAGCCAAGAAGCCAAAGACTGTTAAGGCCAAGTCGCTGAAGGCGGCCAAGCCCAAGAAGGCAAAGCGGTCGAAACCCAAAGCCAAGTCCAGGGCCCGAAAATCACCCAAGAAGAAGTGA